A single region of the Lotus japonicus ecotype B-129 chromosome 4, LjGifu_v1.2 genome encodes:
- the LOC130711105 gene encoding kinesin-like protein KIN-14C: protein MMLEVQLTRCKLHFQLSLTKFGMRNQLLRRRLFQMRTRTSDHRSIMSLQQYNSCLQSYLETTNEAHKQLETVKSTIVENLSNVRGRDKALQERLSSLKSQALGEYPDAVKEIVGIEYLFKVEKTSDHGVKFDY from the exons atgatGCTAGAAGTGCAGCTAACCAGATGCAAGCTTCACTTTCAATTGAGCTTGACAAAGTTCGGGATGCGAAATCAGCTGCTGAGAAGAAG GCTATTTCAAATGAGGACCCGTACAAGTGATCACAGGAGTATAATGAGTCTGCAACAGTACAATAGTTGCCTTCAGTCATATCTTGAAACAACTAATGAGGCACATAAACAACTAGAAACAGTGAAATCAACTATTGTTGAGAACCTTAGCAATGTAAGAGGGCGCGATAAGGCATTGCAGGAGCGGTTGTCGTCTCTTAAG AGTCAGGCTCTTGGTGAATATCCTGATGCTGTGAAGGAGATAGTTGGTATTGAGTATCTTTTCAAGGTAGAAAAAACATCTGATCATGGTGTGAAGTTTGATTATTGA
- the LOC130713425 gene encoding uncharacterized protein LOC130713425 has protein sequence MEYLSLGMAFPPSSIVLMIGFDDVKIMSWNIRGAMNEDGRRFVKDTVRYRKPDIIIIVEPRCQFNRVRSFWTSLGFTLQFISEATGFSGGIWVLSNEASNLSFCLWDMHSQIVSFEIWRANFSWICSAVYASPIPTNREVLWQHLAGLRGNISLPWLLVGDWNEVLHPHEVRGGDLLPNRALRFASALEDCNLVDLGMAGGNFTWFRKVNHVLILSKKLDRALCDTDWQVAFPGANVEVLNRIHSDHTPLMIHCGSSLHGSYPRPFRFMAAWMEHENYRSLVSNAWNRGSDNVQSKLSSVQVDSIAFNKDVFGDIFRRKRRIEARLKGAQRELNVRVTSDLVMFEADMQREYRSILKQEELLWFQKSRDNRVKFGDRNTAYFHAQTMIRRKRNTIHRLKLDNGEWCSDGNRLRAEVLNYFQSLFGARIDMNGAVLNHLRFPRLSEAAATCLGDTVDKEEVRQALMSMKSFTAPGPDGFQPVFFKKYWDLVGEDVWRLVRDAFATGTVDASIMETLIVLIPKVDHPATIKEFRPISLCNVVYKLITKVMVGRIRPFLDGIISPMQNSFLPGRGTMDNAFLAQEIIHHMNNSRVKKGSLAFKIDLEKAYDSVSWTFLEETLTLFGFPPRIIQLIMCCVSSSSLSILWNGERLPAFHPGRGLRQGDPLSPYLFVLCMERLSVYIQSLVEENSWQPVRLSPDGPPISHLFFADDVLLFCKASGAQVQLVAEALKLFCDSSGLRINMAKSKAIASRGVSQAIRNEVRNIAPIPFVHNLGKYLGFPLHGGRRDRNAFQYLLDNIQRKLASWKTNMLNFAGRVCLAKSVLAAIPTYSMQVFWLPRWLNERINQLVRNFIWSRHGGNRGWHLVNWDTLTRDKDCGGLGIKEMNRFNTALLGKAVWQLVQKPNKLWVKVLDQKYIKDSSILSVQPRQKDSPLWKGILRARDQVGQQMVFRIGNGETSLWYKDWSGTGPIAHQLPFVNIADVHLQLKDIIQGNVWDLNRLYTMIPLSVQQKLTDLQPTVCAARSDGWVWNVGNKGQYTVRDGYAWLNGCAHDQQGDRKIDWVWKLKVPEKVRVFVWLVLHNAIQVNQLRARCHMAADATCTRCSNGLEDALHCLRDCPQSWDLWQRLGATNWANFRCSELERWVTSLSRGVHGVRFLAGLWAAWKWRCNLLLDAHPWPFEVAWRRLSHDHDDWIRSSQEVDLLLCNAWSPPPTNMVKCNSDGSFCDSNQRIGGGGIIRDHLGRWVVGCYSGEAGDSAFRAEAVAMRDVLQLAWEKGFRRVICDVDCAELASIITDEAASQRHAEFLVLGSIRQLLAREWNVRINCVHRESNIVADYLARRGAAARSSGAWVIESPDPDVEYLLLKDSLSIL, from the coding sequence ATGGAATACCTAAGCCTGGGGATGGCCTTTCCCCCATCATCAATTGTTTTAATGATTGGATTTGATGATGTAAAAATAATGTCTTGGAACATTAGAGGTGCTATGAATGAGGATGGAAGACGGTTTGTTAAAGATACCGTTCGTTACAGGAAACCTGATATTATCATCATTGTTGAACCACGTTGTCAGTTTAACCGTGTTCGTTCCTTCTGGACGTCTTTGGGTTTCACATTGCAATTTATTTCTGAAGCGACAGGCTTTAGTGGTGGAATCTGGGTGTTGTCTAATGAGGCTTCTAACCTTTCCTTTTGCCTCTGGGACATGCACTCTCAGATTGTGTCTTTTGAAATTTGGCGGGCAAATTTTTCCTGGATTTGTAGTGCGGTGTATGCTTCTCCCATTCCGACTAACAGGGAGGTTTTATGGCAGCATCTAGCAGGATTACGGGGGAACATCTCCCTCCCTTGGTTGCTTGTGGGGGATTGGAATGAAGTTCTCCACCCTCATGAAGTTCGTGGTGGGGACTTACTGCCTAATCGTGCTCTCCGTTTTGCTTCTGCGCTTGAGGATTGTAATCTGGTTGATCTTGGGATGGCAGGAGGGAATTTTACCTGGTTCCGGAAGGTAAACCATGTGCTgattttatcaaaaaaattagATAGAGCCTTGTGCGATACAGATTGGCAAGTTGCGTTCCCAGGTGCTAATGTCGAAGTTCTAAACCGCATCCATTCCGACCATACTCCGCTCATGATTCATTGTGGATCGTCGTTGCATGGTTCCTATCCTCGCCCGTTCAGGTTCATGGCGGCATGGATGGAGCATGAGAATTACAGGTCGTTGGTGTCAAATGCTTGGAATAGAGGCAGTGACAATGTCCAAAGTAAGTTGAGTTCCGTTCAAGTTGATTCTATAGCCTTTAATAAAGATGTCTTTGGTGATATATTTAGGAGGAAAAGGAGAATTGAAGCCCGCTTGAAAGGTGCACAACGTGAACTAAATGTTAGAGTCACTTCTGATCTTGTTATGTTCGAGGCTGACATGCAAAGAGAGTACAGGAGTATTCTCAAACAGGAGGAACTTCTCTGGTTTCAAAAATCTAGAGATAATAGAGTGAAGTTTGGGGATCGTAACACTGCCTACTtccatgctcaaacaatgatTCGTCGCAAGCGGAACACGATCCACAGACTGAAGCTTGACAATGGAGAATGGTGTTCTGATGGGAATAGGTTGCGGGCAGAGGTGTTGAACTACTTTCAGTCGTTATTTGGGGCTCGAATTGACATGAATGGGGCGGTCTTGAACCATTTGAGGTTCCCTAGGCTCTCAGAGGCAGCTGCCACTTGTTTGGGGGACACTGTTGATAAGGAAGAGGTCCGTCAGGCACTGATGTCTATGAAATCATTTACGGCTCCAGGACCGGATGGGTTTCAACcagtatttttcaaaaaatattgggACTTGGTAGGAGAGGATGTGTGGAGGTTAGTTCGGGATGCTTTTGCTACAGGTACCGTGGATGCCAGTATTATGGAGACTTTGATTGTTCTGATCCCTAAAGTGGATCATCCGGCTACTATTAAGGAGTTTAGACCAATCAGTCTTTGTAACGTTGTTTATAAATTAATCACCAAAGTTATGGTGGGGAGAATTAGACCCTTCCTGGATGGGATTATCAGTCCAATGCAGAATAGTTTTCTTCCCGGGCGTGGAACTATGGATAATGCTTTTCTTGCTCAAGAAATTATTCATCATATGAATAATTCGCGGGTAAAGAAGGGTAGTTTGGCATTCAAGATCGATTTGGAAAAAGCTTATGATAGCGTATCTTGGACTTTTTTGGAGGAGACACTGACTCTCTTTGGATTCCCTCCCCGTATCATCCAGTTGATTATGTGTTGTGTGTCCTCCTCCTCGCTCTCAATTCTTTGGAATGGTGAGCGTTTGCCTGCTTTCCACCCAGGTAGAGGCTTGAGACAAGGAGATCCTTTGTCTCCCTATCTGTTTGTGCTATGTATGGAACGACTCTCTGTGTATATTCAATCTCTTGTTGAGGAAAATAGTTGGCAGCCTGTCCGTCTTTCCCCTGATGGACCTCCTatttctcatcttttctttGCTGATGACGTTCTCCTGTTTTGCAAAGCGTCGGGAGCTCAGGTGCAGTTGGTTGCAGAAGCTTTGAAATTGTTCTGCGATAGCTCAGGTCTTAGAATTAATATGGCCAAGTCCAAAGCCATTGCTTCCAGGGGAGTCAGCCAGGCAATCCGCAATGAAGTTCGCAATATTGCTCCTATTCCTTTTGTTCATAACTTGGGCAAATACTTGGGCTTTCCGCTGCATGGTGGACGGAGAGACAGAAATGCTTTCCAATACCTTCTGGATAATATCCAAAGGAAATTGGCTTCTTGGAAAACTAACATGTTGAATTTTGCAGGTAGAGTTTGTTTGGCGAAGTCAGTTCTAGCTGCTATCCCAACTTATTCCATGCAAGTTTTCTGGCTTCCTAGATGGCTTAACGAAAGAATAAACCAGCtggttagaaattttatttgGTCCCGTCATGGTGGTAATCGCGGCTGGCATTTGGTGAATTGGGACACCCTAACCAGAGATAAAGATTGTGGTGGTCTTGGGATCAAAGAGATGAACAGGTTTAATACGGCGCTTCTAGGGAAAGCTGTTTGGCAATTGGTCCAGAAACCAAATAAGCTTTGGGTGAAAGTTCTTGACCAGAAATATATCAAGGACTCGTCTATCCTCAGTGTTCAACCCAGGCAGAAGGATTCGCCGCTCTGGAAGGGCATCCTTCGGGCTAGAGATCAAGTGGGGCAGCAAATGGTTTTCAGGATTGGGAATGGAGAGACGTCGCTGTGGTACAAGGATTGGAGCGGTACAGGTCCAATTGCTCATCAATTGCCCTTCGTAAATATCGCTGATGTTCATTTGCAGTTGAAGGATATTATCCAGGGTAATGTTTGGGATCTCAATCGTTTATACACTATGATCCCGCTCTCAGTGCAGCAGAAACTCACAGACTTACAGCCTACTGTCTGTGCGGCGAGGAGTGATGGGTGGGTGTGGAATGTTGGTAATAAGGGTCAGTACACGGTTCGGGATGGTTATGCGTGGCTCAATGGTTGTGCTCATGACCAGCAGGGAGATCGTAAGATTGACTGGGTTTGGAAGCTTAAAGTGCCCGAAAAGGTTAGAGTGTTTGTTTGGTTAGTTTTACATAATGCGATCCAGGTTAATCAATTGAGAGCCCGTTGTCATATGGCTGCGGATGCTACCTGTACGCGGTGTTCGAACGGCTTAGAAGATGCTCTTCATTGCCTGCGGGATTGCCCGCAATCCTGGGATCTTTGGCAGCGTTTGGGGGCAACAAATTGGGCTAATTTTCGCTGCTCTGAGCTCGAGCGATGGGTGACCTCCCTGTCTCGTGGTGTTCATGGTGTGCGTTTCTTGGCTGGGTTATGGGCTGCTTGGAAATGGCGCTGCAACTTGCTGTTGGACGCTCATCCGTGGCCTTTCGAAGTGGCTTGGCGTCGGCTCTCTCATGATCACGATGATTGGATTCGTAGCAGTCAAGAGGTTGATCTTTTGCTGTGTAACGCATGGTCTCCTCCTCCAACCAACATGGTGAAGTGCAATTCTGATGGGAGTTTCTGTGATAGTAATCAGCGGATTGGTGGCGGTGGAATTATCAGGGATCACCTTGGCCGTTGGGTGGTGGGCTGCTACTCCGGGGAGGCTGGAGATAGTGCGTTCAGAGCAGAAGCCGTGGCGATGCGAGATGTTCTCCAGTTAGCCTGGGAGAAGGGGTTTAGGCGAGTGATATGTGATGTTGATTGTGCAGAGCTGGCCTCCATAATAACAGATGAAGCAGCTTCTCAAAGACATGCAGAGTTTCTTGTGCTTGGTTCTATTCGTCAGCTTCTAGCACGAGAGTGGAACGTCAGGATCAATTGTGTGCATCGAGAGAGCAATATTGTAGCAGACTACCTTGCCAGGAGAGGTGCAGCAGCAAGATCTTCTGGGGCTTGGGTCATTGAGTCTCCTGACCCGGATGTTGAGTACCTTCTCTTGAAGGACTCGTTGTCCATTCTTTAG
- the LOC130713426 gene encoding uncharacterized protein LOC130713426 — protein sequence MEGMDTDKGFLAEDGIATKQGRPPEDGAGQPQQRHRTSFRDTLMGGSEKAPQVDLEDLWSTGKMKVDYVNGNKQLPMLYVDESVKDKMCSRWKDALVVSLLGKKLGYRLMKTKLCALWKLSADFELLDVDNGFFLVKFDLAEDRKKVMEGGPWMIFDHYLAVTIWTREFIAPTATVSTTLVWIRIPGLNATYYDASFLMSTAKLIGKPVRVDMNTLNAERGKFARICVELDLTKPVLGKFWFEGNWFKVVYEGLHIICGGCGCYGHHTRDCSRLAQASSPSMQVTQNLAEQEQGGAPPSVSQTLGATHQVPPGLATAEIQEGISQTVISGENNREAINKAIIIEDPKILDAAGDWLTVKYKKKKNQSNVSNKFGDGAHKGFKPPVGNFNMGKIEGAGNSKKRRKNEDVSTKKAGRGQGGSYSSSSGMVPPAGKPALKTSGCAPSTTATAAGASGSGMASPSVAVAIGTPEFMKELSRIEGSSYHGGLFQGKPPDKC from the coding sequence ATGGAGGGAATGGACACGGACAAGGGTTTTCTCGCTGAGGACGGAATCGCAACCAAGCAGGGGCGGCCGCCGGAGGATGGGGCGGGGCAACCGCAACAGCGGCATCGAACATCCTTTCGAGACACGCTCATGGGCGGGTCAGAGAAGGCTCCTCAGGTGGACCTGGAAGACCTATGGAGCACTGGGAAGATGAAAGTTGATTATGTGAATGGTAATAAACAATTGCCCATGCTTTACGTGGATGAATCTGTAAAGGACAAGATGTGCTCGCGCTGGAAAGATGCATTAGTGGTTAGCCTCCTGGGAAAGAAACTAGGCTATCGTCTTATGAAAACTAAACTGTGTGCGCTATGGAAGCTCTCCGCTGATTTTGAACTCTTAGATGTTGATAATGGATTCTTTTTGGTTAAGTTTGACTTGGCTGAGGATAGAAAGAAAGTGATGGAGGGAGGTCCATGGATGATATTTGATCACTATCTTGCGGTGACGATATGGACGAGGGAGTTCATTGCGCCTACGGCAACAGTTTCAACGACGTTGGTTTGGATTAGAATACCTGGATTGAATGCGACGTACTATGACGCAAGCTTTCTTATGTCGACGGCTAAACTTATTGGCAAACCGGTGAGGGTCGATATGAATACTCTGAATGCGGAACGAGGTAAATTTGCACGAATTTGCGTTGAACTGGATCTTACAAAACCTGTGTTGGGCAAGTTCTGGTTTGAAGGTAACTGGTTCAAGGTCGTGTATGAGGGTCTACATATCATATGTGGTGGCTGTGGGTGTTATGGTCATCACACTCGTGACTGCTCTCGGCTAGCTCAAGCTTCATCACCAAGCATGCAGGTCACTCAAAACCTAGCAGAGCAGGAGCAAGGTGGGGCGCCGCCAAGCGTATCCCAAACCCTAGGAGCCACGCATCAGGTACCACCAGGATTGGCAACTGCGGAAATTCAGGAGGGAATTTCGCAAACTGTGATCTCTGGTGAAAATAACAGGGAAGCAATTAATAAGGCTATTATTATTGAGGATCCCAAGATTCTAGATGCTGCTGGGGATTGGCTAACtgtcaaatataaaaagaaaaagaatcagAGCAATGTTTCCAATAAGTTTGGAGACGGGGCCCACAAGGGATTTAAACCTCCCGTAGGTAATTTCAATATGGGAAAAATAGAAGGTGCTGGTAATTCCAAAAAACGCAGGAAGAATGAAGACGTCAGTACTAAGAAAGCTGGACGTGGACAGGGAGGAAGCTATTCTTCGAGTTCTGGTATGGTGCCCCCTGCGGGTAAGCCAGCCTTGAAAACTAGTGGGTGTGCACCGTCGACCACCGCGACTGCTGCTGGTGCGAGCGGTTCTGGAATGGCATCTCCGTCAGTTGCAGTAGCCATTGGAACTCCTGAGTTTATGAAAGAGCTCAGCCGCATTGAGGGGAGCAGTTATCATGGGGGTTTATTCCAAGGAAAACCTCCAGATAAATGTTGA
- the LOC130710931 gene encoding thaumatin-like protein translates to MALMKTSLFSLIALCFTLAQAARFDITNRCSYPVWPASLPGGGRRLNSGETWPLNLNAGSSGRIWGRTGCNFDGSGRGSCQTGDCGGALSCSLSGRPPTTLAEFTLNGGNNQDYYDISVIDGFNVPMEFSPTSNGCTRSLRCNADKCPDAYLYPSDDTKTHSCPGGTNYRVVFCP, encoded by the coding sequence ATGGCTCTCATGAAAACCTCCCTCTTCTCCCTCATTGCTCTCTGCTTCACCTTAGCACAAGCAGCAAGGTTCGACATCACGAACCGCTGCTCCTACCCCGTGTGGCCTGCCTCTTTGCCCGGCGGCGGGAGGAGGTTGAACTCAGGCGAGACATGGCCCCTGAACTTGAATGCCGGCTCATCAGGCCGAATTTGGGGCCGAACCGGGTGCAACTTCGACGGCTCAGGCCGTGGCAGTTGCCAGACCGGTGACTGCGGTGGCGCGCTGAGCTGCTCTCTATCCGGTAGACCACCCACCACACTTGCTGAATTCACATTGAACGGAGGGAACAATCAGGATTACTACGATATCTCGGTGATTGACGGGTTCAATGTTCCGATGGAATTTAGTCCCACGTCGAATGGGTGCACACGTTCATTGAGATGCAATGCTGATAAATGCCCTGATGCTTATCTCTACCCTAGTGATGATACAAAGACGCACTCGTGTCCCGGTGGAACCAACTACAGGGTTGTCTTCTGCCCATGA
- the LOC130710929 gene encoding bifunctional UDP-glucose 4-epimerase and UDP-xylose 4-epimerase 1 has translation MVSSSSPQQKILVTGGAGFIGTHTVVQLLHDGFHVSIIDNFDNSCMEAVDRVREVVGPHLSKNLQFTQGDLRNKDDLEEIFSKTKFDAVIHFAGLKAVGESVANPRRYFDFNLVGTINLYQAMAKYNVKKMVFSSSATVYGQPQKIPCVEDFDLQAMNPYGRTKLFLEEIARDIQKAEPEWKIILLRYFNPVGAHESGKLGEDPRGIPNNLMPYIQQVAVGRLPELNVYGHDYPTRDGSAIRDYIHVMDLADGHIAALRKLFTTENIGCTAYNLGTGRGTSVLEMVTAFEKASGKKIPVKLCPRRPGDATEVYASTEKAEKELSWKAKYGVEEMCRDQWNWAKNNPWGYSGKP, from the exons ATGGTATCATCATCCTCGCCGCAGCAGAAGATTCTGGTCACCGGCGGTGCCGGCTTCATCGGCACTCACACGGTGGTTCAGCTTCTCCATGACGGCTTCCATGTCTCCATCATCGACAATTTCGATAATTCCTGCATGGAAGCCGTCGACCGTGTCCGTGAAGTCGTTGGCCCTCACCTCTCCAAAAACCTCCAATTCACCCAG GGTGATCTCAGGAATAAGGATGACTTGGAGGAAATCTTCTCCAAAACAAA ATTCGATGCTGTGATTCACTTTGCTGGGCTAAAAGCGGTTGGAGAAAGCGTTGCGAATCCCCGTCGCTATTTTGATTTCAATCTCGTTGGCACCATCAATCTCTATCAAGCTATGGCCAAGTATAACGTTAAAAAG ATGGTTTTCTCTTCATCTGCAACAGTTTATGGCCAACCTCAAAAGATACCTTGCGTGGAGGATTTTGATTTACAAGCCATGAATCCCTATGGACGCACCAAG CTTTTCCTGGAAGAAATTGCCCGGGATATCCAGAAAGCTGAGCCAGAATGGAAGATCATTTTATTGAGATACTTCAATCCAGTAGGGGCGCATGAGAGTGGAAAACTTGGTGAAGATCCTAGAGGCATCCCAAATAACCTCATGCCTTACATTCAGCAAGTAGCTGTTGGAAGGTTACCTGAACTCAATGTATATGGTCATGATTATCCTACAAGAGATGGCTCTGCG ATCCGGGACTATATCCATGTGATGGACTTAGCAGATGGTCACATTGCAGCTCTGAGAAAGCTTTTCACCACAGAGAACATAG GTTGTACTGCTTATAACCTGGGAACTGGTCGGGGTACATCTGTGCTTGAAATGGTTACTGCATTTGAGAAAGCTTCTGGCAAG AAAATTCCTGTTAAATTGTGTCCAAGAAGGCCGGGAGATGCCACAGAGGTTTATGCATCTACAGAGAAAGCTGAGAAAGAACTTAGTTGGAA GGCAAAGTATGGTGTAGAAGAGATGTGCAGGGACCAATGGAATTGGGCAAAGAACAATCCATGGGGTTACTCGGGGAAGCCTTGA
- the LOC130710928 gene encoding CBS domain-containing protein CBSCBSPB1-like isoform X1: protein MSSQGGSSRMSSSLSDSPRKKKVTEFTTLDLAARKSFTPMRTGERTVKSLRLSKALTIPETTNVYEACRRMASRRVDALLLTDSNALLCGILTDKDIATRVTAREINLEETPVSKVMTRNPVFVLTDTLAVEALQKMVQGKFRHLPVVENGEVVALLDIAKCLYDAIARMERAAEKGKAIAAAVEGIEKHLGTSATGSNSSFIETLRERIFKPSLSTIIPENSKVATVSPSDTILTATNKMLEFHVNSAIVTVDDKTCGILTSRDILMRVVAHKLPPSSTLVEKVMTPNPECATLDTPIVDALHTMHDGKFLHLPVVDRDGIVVAMVDVIHITHAAVATASKVGNSANMNNEATSSMIQKFWDSAMSLTPNDDEEDSQSDISTKMISEGGETGRSMSYLASSTNSAFSFKIQDNRGRLHRFTCDTRSLTEVIASIIQRVGAEINPDNLPQIMYEDEEHDRVVLASDGDLAAAVEHARTAGLKGLRLHLDYSGTRDYGTDTTLRSLEYANSEVWASAYSVVTAGAAIIAGIGLLALLRQR, encoded by the exons ATGTCAAGTCAAGGTGGTTCTTCTCGAATGAGCAGTTCATTGTCGGATAGCCCACGGAAGAAGAAGGTCACTGAGTTTACAACGCTTGACCTTGCCGCTCGTAAATCATTTACGCCTATGCGCAC GGGAGAGAGAACAGTGAAATCATTGCGGCTCTCAAAGGCATTAACAATACCTGAGACAACAAATGTTTATGAAGCATGTCGCCGGATGGCTTCTCGCAGAGTAGATGCTTTATTACTAACTGATTCTAATGCTTTGCTTTGTGGGATCCTCACAGATAAG GACATAGCGACAAGAGTTACTGCTCGTGAGATTAATCTTGAAGAGACACCAGTTTCCAAGGTTATGACAAGGAATCCAGTATTTGTCCTTACTGACACTCTTGCTGTGGAAGCCCTCCAAAAGATGGTTCAAG GAAAATTCAGACATTTACCTGTGGTGGAGAATGGAGAAGTTGTTGCCTTACTTGACATAGCAAAGTGTTTATATGATGCCATTGCTCGAATGGAAAGGGCAGCTGAGAAAGGAAAGGCAATTGCAGCAGCTGTTGAAGGTATCGAAAAACACTTGGGAACATCTGCTACTG GTTCCAATTCATCATTCATTGAGACTCTTCGGGAGAGGATTTTCAAGCCATCATTGTCTACAATAATTCCTGAGAATTCAAA GGTTGCAACTGTTTCACCATCAGACACTATTTTGACAGCAACAAATAAGATGCTTGAATTCCATGTGAATTCTGCTATTGTGACAGTTGATGACAAAACTTGTGGTATCCTTAC TTCAAGAGATATCTTGATGCGGGTAGTGGCACATAAGCTTCCTCCATCGTCAACTCTTGTTGAGAAG GTCATGACTCCAAATCCAGAATGTGCTACACTTGATACACCAATTGTTGATGCACTTCACACTATGCATGATGGAAAGTTTTTGCATCTTCCTGTGGTTGATAGAG ATGGCATTGTTGTTGCTATGGTTGATGTGATCCATATTACTCATGCTGCTGTGGCGACAGCCAGTAAG GTTGGAAATAGTGCAAATATGAACAATGAAGCTACTAGCTCCATGATACAAAAATTTTGGGATTCTGCGATGTCCTTGACTCCGAATGACGATGAAGAAGATTCACAAAG TGACATTTCCAcaaaaatgatttctgagggAGGAGAAACAGGGAGATCTATGTCTTATCTTGCATCAAGCACAAATAGCGCATTTTCCTTCAAAATACAAGATAACAGGGGAAGGTTACATAGATTCACATGTG ATACACGAAGCTTAACAGAGGTTATAGCTTCCATTATTCAAAGAGTCGGTGCTGAGATTAACCCCGATAATCTACCCCAAATAATG TACGAAGATGAAGAACATGATAGAGTTGTACTAGCTTCTGATGGTGATCTTGCTGCAGCTGTGGAACATGCAAGGACAGCTGGTTTGAAG GGATTGAGGTTGCACTTAGACTACTCAGGAACACGTGATTATGGAACTGATACAACATTAAGAAGTTTGGAATATGCTAACTCAGAAGTATGGGCCTCAGCATATAGTGTTGTTACTGCTGGAGCTGCAATTATTGCCGGCATAGGCCTTTTGGCTTTGTTGAGACAAAGATAA
- the LOC130710928 gene encoding CBS domain-containing protein CBSCBSPB1-like isoform X2, giving the protein MSSQGGSSRMSSSLSDSPRKKKVTEFTTLDLAARKSFTPMRTGERTVKSLRLSKALTIPETTNVYEACRRMASRRVDALLLTDSNALLCGILTDKDIATRVTAREINLEETPVSKVMTRNPVFVLTDTLAVEALQKMVQGKFRHLPVVENGEVVALLDIAKCLYDAIARMERAAEKGKAIAAAVEGSNSSFIETLRERIFKPSLSTIIPENSKVATVSPSDTILTATNKMLEFHVNSAIVTVDDKTCGILTSRDILMRVVAHKLPPSSTLVEKVMTPNPECATLDTPIVDALHTMHDGKFLHLPVVDRDGIVVAMVDVIHITHAAVATASKVGNSANMNNEATSSMIQKFWDSAMSLTPNDDEEDSQSDISTKMISEGGETGRSMSYLASSTNSAFSFKIQDNRGRLHRFTCDTRSLTEVIASIIQRVGAEINPDNLPQIMYEDEEHDRVVLASDGDLAAAVEHARTAGLKGLRLHLDYSGTRDYGTDTTLRSLEYANSEVWASAYSVVTAGAAIIAGIGLLALLRQR; this is encoded by the exons ATGTCAAGTCAAGGTGGTTCTTCTCGAATGAGCAGTTCATTGTCGGATAGCCCACGGAAGAAGAAGGTCACTGAGTTTACAACGCTTGACCTTGCCGCTCGTAAATCATTTACGCCTATGCGCAC GGGAGAGAGAACAGTGAAATCATTGCGGCTCTCAAAGGCATTAACAATACCTGAGACAACAAATGTTTATGAAGCATGTCGCCGGATGGCTTCTCGCAGAGTAGATGCTTTATTACTAACTGATTCTAATGCTTTGCTTTGTGGGATCCTCACAGATAAG GACATAGCGACAAGAGTTACTGCTCGTGAGATTAATCTTGAAGAGACACCAGTTTCCAAGGTTATGACAAGGAATCCAGTATTTGTCCTTACTGACACTCTTGCTGTGGAAGCCCTCCAAAAGATGGTTCAAG GAAAATTCAGACATTTACCTGTGGTGGAGAATGGAGAAGTTGTTGCCTTACTTGACATAGCAAAGTGTTTATATGATGCCATTGCTCGAATGGAAAGGGCAGCTGAGAAAGGAAAGGCAATTGCAGCAGCTGTTGAAG GTTCCAATTCATCATTCATTGAGACTCTTCGGGAGAGGATTTTCAAGCCATCATTGTCTACAATAATTCCTGAGAATTCAAA GGTTGCAACTGTTTCACCATCAGACACTATTTTGACAGCAACAAATAAGATGCTTGAATTCCATGTGAATTCTGCTATTGTGACAGTTGATGACAAAACTTGTGGTATCCTTAC TTCAAGAGATATCTTGATGCGGGTAGTGGCACATAAGCTTCCTCCATCGTCAACTCTTGTTGAGAAG GTCATGACTCCAAATCCAGAATGTGCTACACTTGATACACCAATTGTTGATGCACTTCACACTATGCATGATGGAAAGTTTTTGCATCTTCCTGTGGTTGATAGAG ATGGCATTGTTGTTGCTATGGTTGATGTGATCCATATTACTCATGCTGCTGTGGCGACAGCCAGTAAG GTTGGAAATAGTGCAAATATGAACAATGAAGCTACTAGCTCCATGATACAAAAATTTTGGGATTCTGCGATGTCCTTGACTCCGAATGACGATGAAGAAGATTCACAAAG TGACATTTCCAcaaaaatgatttctgagggAGGAGAAACAGGGAGATCTATGTCTTATCTTGCATCAAGCACAAATAGCGCATTTTCCTTCAAAATACAAGATAACAGGGGAAGGTTACATAGATTCACATGTG ATACACGAAGCTTAACAGAGGTTATAGCTTCCATTATTCAAAGAGTCGGTGCTGAGATTAACCCCGATAATCTACCCCAAATAATG TACGAAGATGAAGAACATGATAGAGTTGTACTAGCTTCTGATGGTGATCTTGCTGCAGCTGTGGAACATGCAAGGACAGCTGGTTTGAAG GGATTGAGGTTGCACTTAGACTACTCAGGAACACGTGATTATGGAACTGATACAACATTAAGAAGTTTGGAATATGCTAACTCAGAAGTATGGGCCTCAGCATATAGTGTTGTTACTGCTGGAGCTGCAATTATTGCCGGCATAGGCCTTTTGGCTTTGTTGAGACAAAGATAA